A genomic stretch from Actinomycetota bacterium includes:
- a CDS encoding class I SAM-dependent methyltransferase, protein MSEDIDLSDLPQDSYPELILTGERTLPGIREENYWFQRHLVAYEFLLGLAAGKRVLDLGSGEGYGTDLLATRAVEAVGVDLAPEAIYHARRTYRRPNLRFAYSDLYDLGLEDASFDVVCSLQVVEHLHRPEIFMREARRVLAPGGLCVLTTPNRLLISPGRDEPVNPFHIVEYDSRQFLDFMRSFYPDVEMKGVFHARRLRLHDMLSRRNFSQFCLDMPPRLERCFYRPLFIPSINTRDFRITDTALAEAIDFIAIGTKPRDPAAAGES, encoded by the coding sequence TTGAGCGAAGATATAGACCTCTCGGACCTGCCGCAGGACTCCTACCCCGAACTCATCCTCACCGGGGAGCGGACGCTCCCCGGCATCCGGGAGGAGAACTACTGGTTCCAGCGCCACCTCGTCGCCTATGAGTTCCTGCTCGGACTGGCCGCCGGCAAGAGGGTGCTGGACCTGGGCAGCGGGGAAGGATACGGCACCGACCTGCTGGCCACACGTGCCGTCGAGGCGGTGGGGGTGGACCTGGCCCCGGAGGCCATCTACCACGCGCGCCGCACCTACCGGCGTCCGAACCTGCGCTTCGCCTACTCGGACCTTTACGACCTGGGGCTGGAGGACGCGTCATTCGACGTCGTATGCTCGCTGCAGGTGGTCGAGCACCTGCACCGGCCGGAGATCTTCATGCGCGAGGCGCGGCGCGTGCTGGCGCCCGGGGGACTCTGCGTCCTGACCACCCCCAACCGCCTGCTTATCTCACCCGGCCGTGATGAGCCGGTAAACCCTTTCCATATCGTCGAGTACGACTCCCGACAGTTCCTTGACTTCATGCGCAGCTTCTACCCCGACGTGGAAATGAAGGGTGTCTTCCACGCCCGCAGGCTTCGCCTGCATGACATGCTCTCCCGGCGCAACTTCTCCCAGTTCTGCCTGGACATGCCGCCACGTCTGGAACGCTGTTTCTACCGGCCCCTTTTTATCCCCTCCATCAATACGCGCGACTTCCGCATCACGGACACCGCGCTCGCTGAAGCCATCGACTTCATCGCCATCGGGACCAAACCCCGCGATCCCGCCGCGGCCGGGGAGAGCTGA
- a CDS encoding alpha/beta fold hydrolase → MSVERVSFYADCVEPVRLEGILEMPEDAQMPPACILCHPHPIGGGSMYVPLLETMAQDLVSRGWACLRFNFRGVGLSSGVSTGGICEVEDVEGAYRYLLERPDLDGADPAVAGWSFGAWIGLRWAVRGRRTSRIALVSPPMVGFDFFYFLDEEGALPPQDALIVSGARDQFNDLTKLRELSLRLGADLRILEGADHFLFGREKEIAAIVAQHWS, encoded by the coding sequence ATGTCAGTGGAAAGGGTGAGCTTTTACGCGGACTGCGTGGAACCCGTAAGACTCGAGGGCATCCTCGAGATGCCGGAGGACGCGCAGATGCCTCCAGCCTGCATACTCTGCCATCCCCATCCCATCGGCGGCGGTTCAATGTACGTACCGCTGCTGGAGACCATGGCCCAGGACCTGGTCTCCCGCGGCTGGGCCTGCCTGCGCTTCAACTTCCGTGGAGTCGGGCTCTCGAGCGGCGTGTCCACCGGAGGGATCTGCGAGGTGGAGGATGTAGAGGGGGCTTACCGCTACTTGCTCGAGAGGCCGGACCTGGACGGTGCGGACCCGGCCGTGGCTGGATGGTCGTTCGGTGCCTGGATAGGGCTGAGATGGGCGGTGCGGGGAAGGCGGACGAGCAGGATAGCCCTGGTGAGCCCACCCATGGTGGGGTTCGACTTCTTTTATTTCCTGGACGAGGAGGGCGCGTTACCGCCCCAGGATGCCCTCATCGTCAGCGGCGCCCGCGACCAGTTCAACGACCTCACGAAGCTGCGGGAACTGTCCTTGCGCCTGGGGGCGGATCTGCGCATCCTGGAGGGTGCGGACCACTTCCTCTTCGGTCGCGAAAAAGAGATCGCCGCCATCGTCGCCCAACACTGGTCCTAA
- a CDS encoding NAD(P)/FAD-dependent oxidoreductase, with protein sequence MDYDVIIIGGGYAGLSAGAILAHKGYEVLLLEKSRHLGGRASYMEKDGYTVEYGLHANRSASDGAAAAVFRRLGRELEFIEPGEPELWRQGEFIPLPNNVGKIFKSPMLPLRAKLSAARYLVKLVMGNPAKKNQVSLEDLTAGCKSEETLEILRIISGIGIIAPEPRFASAGELAAYLKKALRSKVKVGYPRGGTPSIIAGLREELEKNGQILTGSKVTRLMLKKGLVSQVKTETAIYTAYAVVSAIPVQNVPDLFGGKDLPMKFVKKARELVPTAGISMDIGLKEPVSDKSGLLVTSEPLSMGQFTSNIDPGMAPEGRQLLSWYYPLPLPWVKNEEKMAREEDRLRALLAEMFPGIWDALDWERTLRLSMVDGFLPRPGQTRDDRPGFTIPSLDNFFLCGDTTRAEGTGGDTAFNSAIHVSGLVDDYLEEITENDEDED encoded by the coding sequence ATGGACTATGACGTCATCATCATCGGCGGAGGATACGCGGGGCTCTCGGCCGGCGCCATCCTGGCACACAAGGGGTACGAGGTGCTGCTGCTGGAGAAGTCCCGACACCTGGGGGGCCGTGCCAGCTACATGGAGAAGGACGGCTATACCGTGGAATACGGACTGCATGCCAACCGCTCCGCTTCCGACGGCGCCGCGGCCGCCGTCTTCCGCCGCCTGGGACGTGAGCTGGAGTTCATCGAGCCCGGTGAGCCGGAGCTGTGGCGGCAGGGGGAGTTCATCCCGCTGCCCAACAACGTCGGCAAGATCTTCAAGTCCCCCATGCTCCCCCTGCGGGCCAAGCTGAGCGCGGCGCGCTACCTGGTAAAGCTGGTCATGGGCAATCCAGCCAAGAAGAACCAGGTCTCCCTGGAGGACCTGACAGCGGGCTGCAAGTCCGAGGAGACCCTGGAGATCCTGCGCATCATCTCGGGGATCGGGATCATCGCCCCGGAACCGCGCTTCGCCTCCGCGGGAGAGCTGGCTGCCTACCTGAAGAAGGCCCTGCGTTCCAAGGTGAAGGTGGGCTATCCAAGGGGGGGCACCCCCAGCATCATCGCGGGCTTGCGCGAAGAGCTCGAGAAGAACGGACAGATCTTGACGGGCAGCAAGGTCACGCGGCTGATGCTAAAGAAGGGCCTGGTGAGCCAGGTCAAGACGGAGACCGCCATCTACACCGCCTATGCGGTGGTCAGCGCGATCCCGGTTCAGAACGTCCCCGACCTCTTCGGGGGAAAGGACCTGCCCATGAAGTTCGTCAAGAAAGCGCGGGAACTCGTCCCCACCGCCGGCATCTCCATGGATATCGGGCTCAAGGAGCCGGTCTCGGACAAGAGCGGCCTGCTGGTGACGTCGGAACCCCTGAGCATGGGCCAGTTCACCTCCAACATCGATCCCGGGATGGCCCCGGAAGGTCGTCAGCTCCTCTCCTGGTACTATCCTTTACCGCTGCCCTGGGTAAAGAACGAGGAGAAGATGGCGCGCGAGGAGGATCGTCTGCGTGCGCTGCTCGCGGAGATGTTCCCGGGCATCTGGGATGCACTGGACTGGGAGCGCACCTTGCGGCTGTCCATGGTGGACGGTTTCCTGCCGAGGCCCGGCCAGACGCGGGACGACCGGCCCGGTTTCACCATCCCATCGCTGGACAATTTCTTCCTCTGCGGCGACACCACCCGCGCGGAGGGGACGGGTGGCGACACCGCCTTCAACTCCGCCATCCACGTCTCCGGCCTGGTGGATGACTACCTCGAGGAGATCACCGAGAATGACGAGGACGAGGACTGA
- a CDS encoding DUF2267 domain-containing protein: MDRKELLTRVRDEAGLESLKQADSAVRVIVGLLKTMLAENVAGMVEESLPEDLRRGWRVVDPYPADILEREDIYFEGSGEGETAQSPTITHG, from the coding sequence ATGGACCGCAAGGAGCTGTTGACAAGGGTCAGGGACGAAGCGGGGCTGGAGAGCCTCAAGCAGGCGGACAGCGCGGTGAGGGTGATAGTGGGGTTGCTCAAGACCATGCTTGCGGAAAACGTGGCCGGGATGGTGGAGGAATCGCTTCCCGAGGACCTGCGACGCGGCTGGAGGGTGGTTGATCCATACCCGGCGGATATACTCGAGAGGGAGGATATCTATTTCGAGGGTTCCGGCGAGGGCGAGACCGCCCAGTCCCCCACCATCACCCATGGCTGA
- a CDS encoding 1,4-alpha-glucan branching protein domain-containing protein, with the protein MASPAIVILLHTHMPYVRRNGDWPVGEEWLLEAWAESYLPIWKIVEDLTAGVLPGRLCLTLTPILAEQLQDAYMEERLDWYLKNKIEHTRLEMERLEAMGDEPRKALAAYFGDLYRGLLADFDARFRGRMMRVLRSGMDAGAVEVLASAATHAHLPSLGSQGCVKAQIEIGIESYRRCFGRDPRGFWLPECSYTPDLDGVLAAFSPPLQYVVLDFTAPDATAAEAHTWEPRRLGSTPLMALLRDRTAHELVWTLRGYPSGGDYREFAKRDHDGWGFQYWRVTSGHTPLDEKDIYYPDRAEMQAREHAGDFAARLERRAAEAMATSAGTGTAPVLLAAYDTELMGHWWKEGPSWLREVLSRLGGAALLPHQVAEEAVAAELPAISPPMTAWNVDGTFSTWVNPGTAAIWTETRAMEEDLLRRIAGGGSGAEEGRALLQAARELLLAEASDWTFMITRDAAASYARDRFEAHCSRYLAITDMLDRGGMDIPSLASLEDTDNPFPWLSLQSWL; encoded by the coding sequence ATGGCTTCTCCCGCCATCGTCATCCTCCTGCACACCCACATGCCGTACGTACGCCGCAACGGCGACTGGCCCGTGGGCGAGGAGTGGCTGCTGGAGGCGTGGGCGGAGAGCTACCTGCCCATCTGGAAGATCGTCGAGGACCTGACCGCGGGGGTCCTTCCCGGCCGTCTCTGCCTCACTCTCACGCCCATCCTGGCCGAACAGCTGCAGGACGCGTATATGGAGGAGCGCCTCGACTGGTACCTCAAGAACAAGATCGAGCATACCCGGCTGGAGATGGAGCGCCTCGAGGCCATGGGCGACGAGCCCAGGAAAGCCCTTGCCGCCTATTTCGGCGACCTCTACCGCGGCCTACTCGCCGACTTCGATGCGCGTTTCCGCGGCAGGATGATGCGGGTACTCAGAAGCGGCATGGACGCGGGGGCCGTCGAGGTCCTCGCCAGCGCGGCCACCCATGCCCACCTGCCCTCCCTGGGCAGCCAGGGCTGCGTGAAGGCCCAGATAGAGATCGGCATCGAGAGTTACCGGCGCTGCTTTGGCCGCGACCCGCGGGGGTTCTGGCTGCCGGAGTGCTCGTACACCCCCGACCTCGATGGCGTCCTGGCCGCGTTCTCCCCGCCCCTGCAATACGTCGTCCTGGACTTCACCGCCCCCGACGCGACGGCCGCGGAGGCCCACACCTGGGAACCACGCCGCCTGGGTTCCACCCCATTGATGGCTCTGCTGCGTGACCGCACCGCCCATGAACTGGTGTGGACCTTGCGGGGTTACCCCTCGGGCGGCGACTACCGGGAGTTTGCCAAGCGCGATCACGACGGCTGGGGTTTCCAGTACTGGAGGGTCACCTCGGGTCATACTCCCCTGGATGAAAAGGATATCTATTACCCCGACAGGGCGGAGATGCAGGCACGGGAGCATGCCGGCGATTTCGCCGCGAGGCTGGAGCGGCGCGCGGCGGAGGCGATGGCCACCAGCGCGGGAACGGGCACCGCGCCGGTTCTCCTCGCCGCGTACGACACCGAGCTAATGGGCCACTGGTGGAAGGAGGGACCGTCCTGGCTGCGTGAGGTCCTGTCACGCCTCGGCGGTGCTGCCCTCCTCCCCCATCAGGTGGCGGAGGAGGCCGTGGCAGCGGAGCTGCCCGCCATCTCTCCCCCTATGACCGCCTGGAACGTGGACGGGACCTTCTCCACCTGGGTAAACCCCGGCACGGCGGCGATCTGGACCGAGACCCGTGCCATGGAGGAGGACCTCCTGCGGCGCATCGCGGGTGGCGGGAGCGGCGCGGAAGAAGGGCGGGCCCTGCTGCAGGCGGCCAGGGAGCTGCTCCTCGCAGAAGCCAGCGACTGGACCTTCATGATCACCCGGGACGCGGCCGCCTCCTACGCCCGCGACCGCTTCGAGGCCCACTGTTCCCGCTACCTCGCCATCACGGACATGCTTGACCGCGGCGGCATGGATATCCCGTCCCTTGCCTCCCTGGAGGACACGGACAACCCCTTCCCCTGGCTCTCCCTCCAATCCTGGCTTTAG
- a CDS encoding hydrolase, which yields MERHPSLANADDSILVVIDPQEKLVKMIHNREEVVGTIARLLRFADIFGIPVVLTEHYPQGLGYTVEEVKEALTIYEPVIKRIFSCFGVPEFAEALAATGRKRLLVTGIETHICVSQTVHDAMQRGYRVQVVADGTGTRKREDHETALARMYAEGAVVTTSESLIYEVLYRADGPEFKQVLELVK from the coding sequence ATGGAAAGGCATCCCTCCCTGGCCAATGCCGACGACAGTATCCTGGTGGTCATCGACCCCCAGGAGAAACTGGTGAAGATGATCCATAACCGCGAGGAAGTGGTGGGGACCATCGCGCGCCTGCTCAGGTTCGCGGACATCTTCGGCATCCCGGTGGTGCTCACGGAGCACTACCCCCAGGGGTTGGGGTATACGGTTGAAGAGGTCAAGGAGGCCCTCACCATATACGAGCCGGTGATCAAGCGCATCTTCAGCTGCTTCGGCGTGCCGGAGTTCGCGGAGGCGCTGGCCGCCACGGGGAGGAAGCGCCTCCTGGTGACGGGCATAGAGACCCATATCTGCGTCAGTCAGACGGTGCATGACGCCATGCAGAGGGGTTACCGCGTGCAGGTGGTGGCAGACGGCACGGGCACGCGCAAGCGCGAGGACCACGAGACCGCCCTGGCCCGGATGTACGCCGAGGGGGCCGTTGTCACCACCTCGGAGTCGCTAATCTACGAAGTCCTCTACCGCGCCGATGGCCCGGAGTTCAAACAGGTACTCGAACTGGTGAAATGA